In one window of Cydia fagiglandana chromosome 1, ilCydFagi1.1, whole genome shotgun sequence DNA:
- the LOC134669688 gene encoding inverted formin-2 yields the protein MESRVGLDYIVEHAEYASKLAAALTSPAAPVKKQVFELLSALCVYNADGYARAVDTLDRYKTLKNERYRLSVVVEELKNASTTDYKTALVAFVNCLIISAPRLPERTRVRNEFIGLGLLPTLNNLRHEAASHPDLGVQLDVFEEQRESDEAQGPGGINLNSHLDVFYAILKQVADTPQEIPFLSILQHLLKIDPKEPVSDIVWDTAETLVHRATLLESREDAAKLLRAPSVQAKMGCTCQHRDVSNAGRKQSLQRALSPPPPPPAPMPFAAPPPPPMIPPPPCIPPPPCGPPPPPAPPNLSAPSPIPPAPVIDVKLPQQETPIPKTKMKTINWNKIPNNKVIGQNNIWSLVASSHKHSPKTELDWGEIEGLFCQQIQPTGSAGSSPRLGRSPICDTSGERKPRKESSEITLLDGKRSLNVNIFLKQFRSSNEDIIQLIREGSHDDIGAEKLRGLLKILPEIDECEMLKAFTGDVTKLGNAEKFLMQLIQLPNYKLRIECMLLKEEWASTAGYLESAINAILVAGDDLMSSRALQEVLYITLIAGNFLNAGGYAGGAAGVKLSSLQKLPDIRANKPGMNLMHYVALQAERKNKELTHFADDTRVLEEAAKASVEQLHNEIKTLDNRVGLLKKEIQMTNQQDIREQMGDFLQVAEREVSALKKDMEEVESIRKQLAEFFCEDPVSFKLEECFKIFVTFCTKFRSAISENERRRANEEQAAARRRARDAAASRIRTGGSVCSTPVSECENLMESLLIDIRNGLGRRSLRRPHDASPSPDVTPTGSLRRRSRASPGDDEEGLLEFLRHSSPAANDLRERSAWGSLDRSWSRRGAVRARLELPARERPASPRAPPAPAPDEPPAKPKEWRQKIESWLRANSQEEKRDAELRERARRVQANRRSLENDSESERSTTLDPLPEGRADWRPAVLPDSAVVKAIEAVEDVQPQTKDNRVPWRKTEENEEMRRLRRQRSRQQIEQPLVSITEEEKRKLPDIRITSHKDVKDRVEIDSDNIETPPVQRKMFNPPPEREPCRKFQPSLAKNNDKTVEMRDLCQEILGDGQFDRFSAARRTRRYKRNTDSSSPEDEKKPDSPAELVAETQVIRPSKLDIQASYAVETPEVAKPVETNKDDKENRLKRWQDRLKNQSTEKPTPTKETKHPYSRMRRQTSINQEDVQKAIRELKSPTETPTGVWSRSAYRKSMTAKSDKIPTERTTSPRIPKVKSEHELNDEGFEETQSLNSESASQGASSGCNVECDSPVPLKSKSPIAPKKITTKELRTPPRTPIDPKRTVQKRQNSLRVERSTSRASLRSSRSSLNSSASVATVKRAPAPVKPAPKVVPKPVVRMPASRSSSSGSSVGTSRPPLKSVNRTSGFMRPTQASKGRGNVAPQPTARASFK from the exons ATGGAGAGCCGAGTGGGCCTAGACTATATCGTCGAGCATGCAGAGTACGCCAGCAAGCTCGCGGCGGCGCTCACGTCGCCGGCCGCGCCTGTTAAGAAGCAG GTGTTCGAGCTGCTGTCGGCCCTGTGTGTGTATAATGCCGACGGCTACGCCAGGGCGGTTGACACTCTCGACCGATATAAG ACTTTAAAGAACGAGCGCTACCGTCTCAGCGTGGTTGTGGAAGAGCTGAAGAATGCCAGCACCACCGACTACAAGACAGCCTTAGTGGCATTTGTCAACTGTCTCATCATCAGCGCACCAAGACTGCCAGAGAGGACTCGTGTGCGCAATGAATTCATTG GCTTGGGACTGCTGCCCACACTCAACAACCTGAG ACATGAAGCGGCCAGCCATCCAGATCTGGGCGTACAGCTGGACGTCTTCGAAGAACAACGGGAGAGTGACGAAGCTCAAGGCCCTGGAGGCATTAATCTCAACTCGCATCTGGATGTCTTCTACGCTATCCTCAAACAg GTGGCCGACACTCCTCAAGAGATCCCCTTCCTGAGCATTCTGCAGCACCTCCTGAAGATCGACCCAAAGGAGCCGGTCAGCGATATAGTGTGGGATACAGCGGAGACGCTGGTCCATCGCGCTACTCTGCTGGAATCAAGGGAAGATGCTGCAAAACTGCTTAGAGCACCTAGCGTGCAG GCCAAGATGGGCTGCACGTGCCAGCACCGAGACGTTTCCAACGCGGGCAGAAAACAGAGTCTACAGAGGGCTctgtcgccgccgccgcctccgcCGGCACCGATGCCTTTTGCTG cCCCACCGCCGCCACCAATGATCCCCCCACCGCCCTGCATCCCGCCTCCGCCCTGCGGCCCGCCCCCACCTCCAGCACCCCCTAACCTATCAGCCCCCTCCCCTATACCGCCGGCGCCGGTCATCGACGTGAAGCTGCCGCAGCAGGAAACGCCGATTCCGAAGACCAAGATGAAGACTATCAACTGGAATaagatacctaataataaa GTAATTGGTCAGAATAATATCTGGTCGTTGGTGGCATCAAGTCACAAACATTCTCCGAAGACAGAACTGGACTGGGGCGAAATCGAAGGACTATTCTGTCAACAG ATTCAGCCCACCGGTTCGGCGGGTTCCTCCCCTCGTTTGGGTCGCAGTCCTATTTGCGACACCTCAGGAGAGCGGAAACCAAGGAAGGAGTCATCTGAGATCACTCTTCTGGATGGAAAGAGGAGTTTGAACGTGAACATCTTCTTGAAGCAGTTCCGAAG CTCCAACGAAGACATAATCCAGCTAATCCGCGAAGGTTCTCACGACGATATCGGCGCGGAGAAGCTGCGAGGCCTGCTCAAGATCCTGCCGGAAATTGATGAGTGCGAGATGCTGAAGGCGTTCACCGGAGATGTAACTAAACTTGGGAATGCTGAGAAATTCCTGATGCAACTCATACAGCTACCAAA TTACAAACTGCGCATAGAGTGCATGTTACTAAAAGAAGAGTGGGCCTCGACGGCAGGATACTTGGAGAGCGCCATCAATGCTATTCTAGTAGCTGGAGATGATCTGATGTCTTCAAGAGCTTTgcag GAGGTATTATACATAACCCTGATCGCCGGTAACTTCCTCAATGCTGGTGGATACGCAGGCGGAGCCGCGGGCGTGAAGCTGTCTTCGCTGCAGAAACTGCCGGACATCAGGGCCAATAAGCCTGGGATGAATCTCATGCATTATGTCGCCCTG CAAGCAGAGCGAAAGAACAAAGAGCTGACCCACTTCGCCGACGACACCCGCGTACTAGAAGAGGCCGCGAAAGCCAGCGTCGAACAACTTCATAACGAGATCAAGACCCTGGACAACCGTGTGGGGTTACTGAAGAAGGAAATACAGATGACCAACCAGCAAGATATCAGGGAGCAGATGGGAGATTTCTTGCAG GTTGCGGAGCGTGAGGTTTCAGCTCTAAAGAAGGATATGGAAGAAGTGGAGAGCATTCGGAAACAGCTTGCAGAGTTCTTCTGCGAGGATCCCGTTTCTTTCAAGCTTGAGGAATGCTTCAAG ATCTTCGTGACCTTCTGCACCAAGTTCAGATCAGCAATAAGCGAGAACGAGCGACGCCGAGCCAATGAAGAACAAGCTGCTGCCAGGAGACGAGCGAGGGATGCAGCTGCCTCCAGGATAAGAACTG GTGGCAGCGTATGCAGCACCCCGGTGTCGGAGTGCGAGAATCTCATGGAATCCTTGCTCATAGACATCCGCAACGGATTGGGAAGGAGGTCTCTGAGGCGGCCCCATGATGCATCGCCATCTCCTg ATGTAACTCCAACCGGAAGCCTCCGTCGTCGCAGCCGCGCGAGTCCGGGAGACGATGAAGAAGGCCTACTGGAATTTCTCCGACATTCCTCTCCAGCGGCCAACGACCTCAGAGAACGCAGTGCTTGGGGCAGTCTTG ATCGTTCCTGGTCGCGACGCGGCGCAGTGCGCGCGCGCCTGGAGCTGCCCGCGCGCGAGCGCCCCGCctcgccgcgcgcgccgcccgcgcccgcgcccgacgAGCCCCCCGCCAAACCCAA AGAATGGCGGCAAAAAATCGAATCATGGCTGCGCGCGAACAGCCAAGAAGAAAAACGAGACGCAGAGCTGCGCGAGAGAGCGCGGCGAGTGCAAGCGAATCGGCGGTCCTTGGAAAACGACTCCG AGAGCGAACGAAGCACGACCCTCGACCCTCTGCCGGAGGGGCGCGCCGACTGGCGCCCCGCCGTGTTGCCCGACAGCGCCGTCGTCAAAGCCATCGAGGCTGTTGAAG ACGTCCAACCTCAAACAAAAGACAACAGGGTACCGTGGAGGAAGACGGAAGAAAACGAAGAGATGCGCCGCCTGAGACGACAGCGGTCCCGACAGCAGATAGAACAGCCACTCGTCTCTATCACCGAGGAGGAGAAGCGAAAGTTGCCTGACATCAGGATCACCAGCCACAAAGACGTGAAAGACAGAGTCGAGATCGACTCGGACAACATCGAAACACCACCCGTCCAACGGAAGATGTTCAATCCTCCTCCAGAACGAGAGCCTTGCAGGAAATTCCAACCGTCACTCGCTAAAAATAATGACAAAACGGTTGAGATGAGAGATCTTTGTCAAGAAATTTTAGGAGACGGACAGTTTGATAGATTTTCCGCTGCACGAAGAACAAGGAGATACAAGAGGAATACAGATTCCAGCTCTCCAGAAGATGAGAAGAAACCGGATAGCCCGGCGGAACTGGTAGCGGAAACTCAGGTCATCAGACCTTCGAAACTAGATATTCAAGCCTCATACGCTGTAGAGACCCCAGAAGTAGCAAAGCCTGTAGAAACCAATAAAGACGACAAAGAGAATAGACTTAAGCGTTGGCAGGACAGACTTAAAAACCAAAGTACGGAGAAACCCACACCGACCAAAGAAACTAAACATCCTTACTCGAGGATGCGGCGACAGACGTCCATTAATCAAGAAGATGTCCAGAAAGCTATTAGAGAACTGAAGTCACCAACAGAGACACCTACAGGCGTCTGGTCCAGGAGCGCTTATAGGAAATCAATGACTGCTAAGAGCGACAAAATACCGACGGAAAGAACGACATCTCCAAGAATCCCCAAAGTCAAGTCAGAACATGAATTAAACGATGAAGGTTTTGAAGAAACTCAGAGTTTGAATTCTGAAAGCGCTTCCCAAGGTGCATCATCAGGATGCAACGTAGAATGTGACTCCCCCGTCCCTCTTAAGTCTAAATCCCCGATAGCTCCAAAGAAAATCACAACCAAAGAGTTAAGAACGCCTCCGCGAACGCCGATAGACCCGAAACGAACTGTTCAGAAAAGACAGAACTCTTTGAGAGTGGAAAGGTCAACTTCTCGTGCATCCTTGCGTAGTTCAAGGAGTTCTCTGAACAGTTCCGCATCTGTAGCCACTGTTAAAAGAGCTCCCGCGCCAGTCAAGCCTGCTCCAAAAGTAGTCCCTAAACCAGTGGTCAGAATGCCGGCATCGCGATCTTCATCGAGCGGCAGTTCGGTGGGAACCTCCAGGCCTCCTTTAAAATCAGTCAATAGGACATCAGGGTTCATGCGGCCGACACAGGCTTCAAAGGGAAGGGGGAATGTAGCTCCACAACCAACTGCAAGAGCTAGCTTCAAGTAA